In Streptomyces sp. RFCAC02, the following proteins share a genomic window:
- a CDS encoding aldehyde dehydrogenase family protein produces the protein MSVTSLEVLAGGRWVTSGAWVDVFDPTDTREPVARVPALSPEDVERLYDAAEEGFATWRATSPFVRARVLTDAAALLRERADEVAGTVVTEMGKTRAEARGEVEKSADFLAYYAGVARDGYGTLLHDARPHTRAEFRREPLGVVLAITPWNDPLLTPARKLAPALAAGNAVVLKPASETPMSGLALARALHDAGLPAGVLGVVTGRTSRISEALTGDPRIAAVTFTGGNEVGERLRLALATRNVRFQAEMGGKNATVVLADADLDAAADAVIAAGFGQAGQRCTATSRVLVEEPVHDRFAELLRERVAALRVGPGKDAGTAVGPLVGPAQRDSVLADTALAVEQGARIAVGGGVPDDAALAHGCYVTPTVLTDVTPEMDIWRHEVFGPVVVLRRVAGLDQAIDEVNDSDFGLAAAVFTRDLAAAHRFADEADCGQIAVNTTTSGWDVHHPFGGFRDSGSAFKEQGTEALRFYTRVKTVAIHFGA, from the coding sequence ATGTCCGTAACGTCCCTTGAGGTCCTCGCGGGAGGGCGGTGGGTGACCTCCGGCGCGTGGGTTGACGTCTTCGACCCGACCGACACCCGCGAGCCCGTCGCCCGGGTCCCCGCCCTGTCGCCCGAGGACGTCGAGCGGCTGTACGACGCGGCGGAGGAGGGCTTCGCGACGTGGCGCGCCACCTCGCCGTTCGTCCGCGCCAGGGTGCTGACCGACGCCGCCGCGCTCCTGCGGGAGCGGGCGGACGAGGTCGCCGGCACCGTCGTCACGGAGATGGGGAAGACACGGGCCGAGGCGCGCGGCGAGGTCGAGAAGTCCGCCGACTTCCTCGCCTACTACGCCGGCGTCGCCCGCGACGGCTACGGCACGCTGCTCCACGACGCGCGCCCCCACACCCGCGCGGAGTTCCGGCGCGAGCCGCTGGGCGTCGTCCTCGCCATCACGCCGTGGAACGACCCGCTGCTGACGCCGGCCCGCAAGCTGGCGCCCGCCCTCGCCGCGGGCAACGCCGTCGTCCTGAAGCCCGCGAGCGAGACCCCCATGTCGGGCCTCGCGCTCGCCCGCGCGCTGCACGACGCCGGCCTGCCCGCCGGTGTGCTGGGCGTCGTGACCGGCCGGACGTCCCGCATCTCGGAGGCGCTCACCGGGGACCCGCGCATCGCCGCCGTCACCTTCACCGGCGGCAACGAGGTGGGGGAGCGGCTGCGGCTCGCCCTCGCCACCCGCAACGTCCGCTTCCAGGCCGAGATGGGCGGCAAGAACGCCACCGTCGTGCTGGCCGACGCGGACCTGGACGCCGCGGCGGACGCCGTGATCGCCGCCGGCTTCGGCCAGGCCGGACAGCGCTGCACCGCGACCAGCCGGGTGCTCGTCGAGGAGCCGGTGCACGACCGGTTCGCCGAGCTGCTGCGCGAACGGGTCGCCGCCCTGCGGGTCGGCCCCGGCAAGGACGCCGGCACGGCGGTCGGTCCGCTCGTCGGCCCGGCGCAGCGCGACAGCGTCCTCGCCGACACGGCGCTCGCCGTGGAGCAGGGCGCCAGGATCGCGGTGGGCGGCGGCGTCCCGGACGACGCGGCCCTCGCGCACGGCTGCTACGTCACGCCGACCGTCCTCACCGACGTCACGCCCGAGATGGACATCTGGCGGCACGAGGTCTTCGGACCCGTCGTGGTGCTGCGGCGGGTGGCCGGCCTCGACCAGGCGATCGACGAGGTGAACGACTCGGACTTCGGGCTCGCCGCAGCGGTCTTCACCCGGGACCTGGCCGCCGCGCACCGGTTCGCGGACGAGGCGGACTGCGGCCAGATCGCCGTCAACACCACCACGTCCGGCTG
- a CDS encoding antibiotic biosynthesis monooxygenase family protein yields MPYAVVAHYRCAPGDAPAVRDALLRMRESTLREPGNRAYVVHADAEDASGDAAFTLYEQYADRDAFEAHTRTPHFAEHIARTVRPRLTARTVWFGDVI; encoded by the coding sequence ATGCCGTACGCCGTTGTGGCCCACTACCGGTGCGCGCCCGGCGACGCGCCCGCCGTCCGTGACGCGCTGCTGCGCATGCGGGAGTCGACGCTGCGCGAGCCGGGCAACCGCGCCTATGTCGTGCACGCCGACGCCGAGGACGCGAGCGGCGACGCCGCGTTCACGCTGTACGAGCAGTACGCCGACCGGGACGCGTTCGAGGCGCACACGCGGACGCCGCACTTCGCGGAGCACATCGCCCGCACGGTGCGGCCCCGGCTCACGGCGCGGACCGTGTGGTTCGGCGACGTGATCTGA
- a CDS encoding methionine synthase II (cobalamin-independent)-like protein has protein sequence MADTFKFRIDHHGSLVRPQELLDARRRRAQGGLDGAGLRAVEDQAVADAVRAQRRLSLSVVTDGEFRREDFRGAVLDAVTGFRRTGATEDDGLARWVADGEPKAGGPLIADQVAAVAALTVVPAKATLPSPAYLAGRCFDPDATPFGSARELGDALARIVRDEIGALIARGVRCVQLTNPDYAHHLSGGGAPGLGLADALAVDAAAVAVGDKPSDVRIGLCPAHRAPAEVAGAVAERLFTEVPVDRWILPYCAGTEAETRLLRAVPADRDVCLGIVDPAAPGLEDVDTIMDRMDVAAACKDIDDLAVSPSAGFSDVAGRAPLRAEDQWRKLVHVETIARMCWGNEL, from the coding sequence ATGGCTGACACGTTCAAGTTCCGCATCGACCACCACGGCAGCCTCGTCCGGCCGCAGGAACTCCTCGACGCCCGGCGCCGCCGCGCGCAGGGCGGCCTGGACGGGGCCGGGCTGCGCGCCGTGGAGGACCAGGCCGTCGCCGACGCCGTGCGCGCCCAGCGGCGGCTCAGCCTGTCGGTCGTCACCGACGGCGAGTTCCGGCGCGAGGACTTCAGGGGCGCCGTCCTCGACGCGGTGACGGGCTTCCGCCGCACCGGGGCCACCGAGGACGACGGCCTCGCCCGGTGGGTCGCCGACGGCGAGCCCAAGGCCGGGGGACCGCTGATCGCCGACCAGGTGGCGGCCGTCGCCGCGCTCACCGTCGTCCCGGCGAAGGCGACCCTGCCGTCCCCCGCGTACCTCGCCGGCCGCTGCTTCGACCCGGACGCGACGCCGTTCGGCAGCGCCCGCGAGCTGGGCGACGCCCTCGCGCGGATCGTCCGCGACGAGATCGGCGCGCTGATCGCCCGGGGCGTCCGCTGCGTCCAGCTCACCAACCCGGACTACGCCCACCACCTGTCCGGCGGCGGGGCGCCCGGCCTCGGCCTGGCGGACGCCCTGGCCGTCGACGCGGCCGCCGTCGCCGTCGGGGACAAGCCGTCCGACGTCCGCATCGGCCTGTGCCCGGCGCACCGCGCGCCCGCCGAGGTGGCCGGGGCGGTCGCGGAGCGGCTGTTCACGGAGGTGCCGGTGGACCGGTGGATCCTGCCGTACTGCGCGGGCACCGAGGCCGAGACACGGCTGCTGCGGGCCGTCCCCGCCGACCGGGACGTGTGCCTCGGCATCGTGGACCCCGCGGCCCCCGGCCTTGAGGACGTCGACACGATCATGGACCGCATGGACGTGGCGGCGGCCTGCAAGGACATCGACGACCTGGCCGTGAGCCCGAGCGCCGGGTTCTCCGACGTGGCGGGGCGCGCCCCGCTGCGGGCCGAGGACCAGTGGCGGAAGCTCGTCCATGTCGAGACGATCGCCCGCATGTGCTGGGGCAACGAGCTGTAG
- a CDS encoding heme-binding protein encodes MRLTLDEAEDIVAAAQKAGRALGKALSIAVVDAGGFTLLVKRSDGARPLTPSIATAKAYTAAVMERPTHMLHAWADSNPGFFAQLSRMGTHPILAAEGGVTVQRDGEILGGLGVAGGTGDEDRRICEDVLAGLGYQLEFRAWGGAPREGTAEGHHG; translated from the coding sequence ATGAGACTGACCCTGGACGAGGCGGAGGACATCGTCGCCGCGGCGCAGAAGGCCGGCCGCGCGCTGGGCAAGGCGCTCAGCATCGCCGTCGTCGACGCGGGCGGCTTCACGCTGCTCGTGAAACGCTCGGACGGCGCCCGGCCGCTCACCCCGAGCATCGCGACGGCGAAGGCGTACACGGCCGCCGTGATGGAGCGGCCCACGCACATGCTGCACGCCTGGGCCGACAGCAACCCCGGCTTCTTCGCCCAGCTCTCGCGGATGGGCACCCACCCGATCCTGGCGGCCGAGGGCGGTGTCACCGTGCAGCGGGACGGCGAGATCCTCGGCGGCCTCGGCGTCGCGGGCGGCACCGGGGACGAGGACCGGCGGATCTGCGAGGACGTACTCGCCGGCCTCGGCTACCAGTTGGAGTTCCGGGCGTGGGGCGGCGCCCCGCGGGAGGGCACGGCGGAGGGGCACCATGGCTGA